From one Babylonia areolata isolate BAREFJ2019XMU chromosome 35, ASM4173473v1, whole genome shotgun sequence genomic stretch:
- the LOC143277805 gene encoding disintegrin and metalloproteinase domain-containing protein 10-like, whose translation MVIFRLQNFVFCLLLWITEQAKLSDYILDFEPVRYDSLDLHVRHERVRRSVDPHLHLKFEAYGRRFQLKLKRDDSVFAADHMMKESDGTLSPVDTSFIYSGHLEDVPNSYAHIALINGTARGYVHIPGHTTYHIEPATMYFHNPAFHTVIYPESHMDLNPFRHRRSAEVGMCGNDLAAEWMKRQSESVIHREPSHRARRYTSEEESPRHNRYTAKSNDGWRGGGGGRERRSTIGEKNTCYLYLRADPILWEHVKNKKYNTVLSDTRTQEEILAFFASHVSAVKNIYSKTEFRTYDGSLKYIGVDFVVQRTSIMTLKNQFCYSNQATSYCNRNIDVTNFLNLNSLDQHDEFCLAYVFTFRDFTKGTLGLAWVGSDSRAAGGVCERHKDYPEGGSRVSKSLNTGIVTVINYGKAVPARVSQLTFAHEIGHNFGSPHDSGSTCAPYGTNRREAEEGNYIMFASATMGDKANNDDFSTCSLDNITRVLDAVLNERYGKVNCFQKSTQAFCGNSITESGEECDCGYEADCKDICCYGKGSTEGKECTLRPGKKCSPTAGPCCSATCEYIPPQPKIVCQPQDDCKDESLCGGKSAQCPKATQKPNGTFCNDFSQICSLGECVSSVCHRIGWEECFLTSNDEKDGPSREAMCYVSCRNPNTKTCVSSFAMEEINREENLDFRNLLREIQHENKNKVTPVKPDAGLLHGIQLPAGSPCNNFRGYCDVFHKCRGVDADGPLARLKNLIFDPKTLQSIKDWIVIHWWAVMLMSTGLVVVMAVFIKVCAVHTPSSNPRKPKARKLTMTLRRSHHHRRPRPAPPHQDPQTMWQQWGEKWGERKRGRGSSCRGGIGIGIVIVRAAGVIGRVGGVEVKPGSQQQAQRRGNGRRGDNGGSGRGGEQQWRGSGCGGGESEGPPTTVHQRLVAGQQQAAPARQRQARQATGARGGASATVTQPETTPSPKDPAFLVTQDREAFCSHMADSTAHTPATETSAPVSFA comes from the exons GAGATTTCAGCTGAAGCTGAAGAGAGACGACTCTGTGTTTGCTGCTGATCACATGATGAAAGAGAGTGATGGTACTTTGTCACCTGTAGATACCTCCTTTATTTATTCAGGACATTTAGAAG ATGTCCCCAACAGTTATGCCCATATAGCCTTGATCAATGGGACTGCCAGGGGCTACGTCCATATCCCTGGCCACACCACGTACCATATAGAACCCGCCACAATGTATTTTCACAACCCTGCTTTCCATACTGTTATTTATCCAGAGTCGCACATGGATTTAAATCCTTTCAG ACACCGGCGTAGTGCAGAGGTTGGAATGTGTGGAAACGATTTAGCTGCAGAGTGGATGAAACGGCAATCAGAATCTGTTATTCACAGGGAGCCTTCACACAGGGCCCGAAGA TACACGTCAGAGGAAGAGTCACCTCGGCACAACAGATACACCGCTAAAAGCAATGAcggttggagaggagggggagggggcagagagcgTCGCTCCACGATTGGCGAGAAGAACACCTGCTACCTGTACCTCCGGGCAGACCCCATCCTGTGGGAGCATGTCAAGAACAAGAAGTACAACACCGTCCTG AGTGACACCAGAACTCAAGAGGAGATCCTGGCATTCTTTGCCAGCCATGTGAGCGCTGTGAAAAACATCTACTCCAAGACAGAGTTCCGCACCTACGATGGCAGCCTCAAGTACATTGGTGTGGACTTTGTGGTGCAGAGAACTAGT ATCATGACCCTGAAGAACCAGTTCTGCTACAGCAACCAGGCCACCAGCTACTGCAACCGCAACATCGACGTCACCAACTTCCTGAACCTGAACTCCCTGGATCAGCACGATGAGTTCTGTCTGGCCTACGTCTTCACTTTTCGGGACTTCACCAAGGGCACACTGGGTCTGGCCTGGGTGGGATCCGACTCCA GGGCGGCAGGCGGGGTGTGCGAGCGTCACAAAGATTACCCGGAGGGAGGGTCGAGGGTCAGCAAGAGCCTCAACACTggcatcgtcaccgtcatcaacTACGGCAAGGCTGTGCCCGCCCGCGTCTCCCAGCTCACCTTCGCACATGAAATCGGTCACAACTTTGGCTCACCG catgacaGTGGCTCCACCTGTGCCCCGTACGGCACCAACCGGCGGGAGGCGGAAGAGGGCAACTACATCATGTTCGCCAGCGCCACCATGGGGGACAAGGCCAACAACGACGACTTCTCCACCTGCAGCCTGGACAACATCACGCGGGTCCTGGATGCCGTGCTGAACGAGCGCTATGGCAAGGTCAACTGCTTTCAGA agtcgACGCAGGCTTTCTGCGGCAACAGCATCACAGAGTCCGGGGAGGAGTGTGACTGCGGCTATGAGGCCGACTGCAAGGACATCTGCTGCTATGGCAAGGGGTCGACTGAAGGGAAAGAGTGCACCCTCCGACCTGGCAAGAAGTGCAG CCCCACGGCCGGCCCCTGCTGTTCGGCCACCTGTGAGTACATTCCGCCTCAGCCAAAGATTGTGTGCCAGCCACAAGACGACTGCAAAGATGAGAGTCTCTGTgg AGGGAAGAGCGCACAATGTCCCAAGGCCACACAGAAACCCAACGGCACTTTCTGCAACGACTTTTCGCAGATCTGCAGTTTGGGG gaATGCGTCAGCTCAGTGTGTCACCGCATTGGCTGGGAGGAGTGTTTCCTGACATCCAACGATGAGAAGGACGGTCCCTCACGTGAAGCCATGTGCTACGTCTCCTGTC GCAACCCCAACACCAAGACGTGCGTCAGCTCCTTTGCCATGGAGGAGATCAACAGGGAGGAGAACCTGGACTTCCGGAACCTTCTGAGGGAGATCCAgcacgagaacaagaacaaggtgaCGCCGGTCAAGCCTGACGCTGGCCTTCTGCACGGCATTCAGCTTCCAGCAG GATCCCCGTGCAACAATTTCCGCGGCTACTGCGATGTGTTCCACAAGTGCCGTGGAGTGGATGCTGACGGTCCTCTGGCTCGTCTGAAGAACCTCATCTTCGACCCCAAGACTCTTCAGAGCATCAAGGACTGGATTGTG ATCCACTGGTGGGCCGTGATGCTGATGAGCacggggctggtggtggtgatggccgtCTTCATCAAGGTGTGCGCCGTGCACACGCCCAGCAGCAACCCCCGCAAGCCAAAGGCCCGCAAGCTGACCATGACCCTGCGAcgctcccaccaccaccgccgcccccGACCTGCCCCGCCCCACCAAGACCCCCAGACCATG TGGCAGCAGTGGGGGGAGAAGTGGGGGGAACGGAAACGGGGGCGGGGGTCGAGCTGCAGGGGGGGCATCGGCATCGGCATCGTCATCGTCCGGGCAGCAGGGGTCATCGGAAGGGTCGGAGGGGTCGAGGTCAAACCAGGCTCACAACAACAAGCCCAGCGCCGGGGCAACGGTCGCCGTGGCGACAACGGCGGcagtgggaggggcggggagcaGCAGTGGCGGGGCAGCGGCTGTGGTGGTGGAGAAAGTGAGG GACCCCCCACCACCGTACACCAGCGCCTTGTTGCCGGGCAACAGCAAGCTGCCCCCGCACGGCAAAGGCAAGCGAGGCAAGCGACGGGAGCGAGGGGCGGAGCTTCAGCGACTGTGACACAGCCAGAGACCACGCCCTCTCCCAAGGACCCAGCTTTTCTTGTCACCCAGGACCGTGAAGCTTTTTGCTCCCACATggctgacagcacagcacacacaccagccacTGAAACCAGTGCCCCGGTTTCCTTCGCCTGA